The region GCCCTCTCGATGTGCCTCTCCTCGATCATGGCTGCGGCATAAAGGAGGGCGTTGGCGCTCGAAGTGCATGCCGTGGTCAAGGAATAGCAGTTGCCCCCTATTCCGAACTTCTCAACGATGGCCCCAGCGATTTTACCGTACCCATAGGACGACTGGAGAAACATACCCGATACGGTTGCAGACGTCTTACGATGGTTTCCCTCAAACACGGGAATATCCATAGACGTTGAGCCGAAGAACACATGCATATCCTCGATCTCCGCACTGTTTAAGCCGGCATCGAGAAGGGCACGGGATACCGCAGAAAAGAGAACATCATAGAAATATTCCTCGGAGCGGTTATCCAGCTTATCCCTTTCATTACGGTTGATGAGGTAGTACGGTTTGGTATAGGACAGGCGGGCCAGGTCAAAGGGGATATGCTCAAGCCTTATCCTTTTATGGCGTACAGCATCAACGATCTCCTCCAGGGAATCGCCAAGGGAGCAGATCATCGCCTTTCCCGTTATAAACGCCCTTCTCTTCACGTTCTACTCCGGTTGGATGAAGTCGGCAAAGGTATTTATCGATCTCATAACCCGTCTTGTTTCCTTGCTGTCGGTGATGGTGATGTTGTATTTATTCTGTATGGCGATAGATATCTGCAGAGCATCTATTGAGTCCAGACCAAGTTTGGAATCACCGCCGAAGAGGGGTTCTTCGTCACCTATCTCTCCGGGATCGGCCGTTATATCACACTCCTCGACGATCATCCTCTTCAATTCCATTTTCAGTTTCTCATCAAGAGAACCCTTCATCGTTTTTAGACCTCCCTCTGCCTCCGCAATAAGATTACCGTCAGGGTCAGCATGACTATTCCGAAAATAAACAGGGACAGGCTTTTCGGGAGAACATCGGAAACACTGCCGTTCCGCAGGAAAATATCGAGGAATCCCTCCAGACCCCAGGACATCGGCGACATATTGGCAAGGTCCTGCATAAACCCGGGCATGACAAACTTAGGCACCATGAGTCCACCCAGGGCGCCAAATATGATATTCAGAACACCCCCGATGGTGGTTGCCTGCTCCGTCGTCCTGGCTACAGAAGCAATGAGGAGCGCCACGGAAATGGCGCTGAAGCTCACGGAGGCGGCGATCAGGATAAGGCCCCCCAGGGAATCCCCCAGGGTAAGGGCGGTACCGCCGCACAAGGGGACGACATAAACACCTATGGCAATCATAATTGCAACCTGGATCGCGTTGATAAGAAGATACGGTACCATCTTGCCCATTATCAGAGAGAACCTCGATACATTCATGCTTTTGAGGCGCATGAGGGTACCCTGCCCCCTTTCGGAAATAAAGGTGTTGGATATGGGTATGACAATAAAAAACATGGAAAACACAAGCCAGGCGGGAACGCTCTGCTGGACGGCTGACGGAATCTTGAAGTACTGCCCCCCTTTGTAAACGTAATTGACCACGACAGGGCTCTCCTCAACTGCCTTCAGTTTCTTCCTGTCGATTCCGGCGAGGGCCAGGAGTCTTCCGATACGGTCGATGAAGGCATCCCATCTCAACTTTGCCAGTTTTCCTTCCAACGCGCTTTTTAAAACAAGCTGGGTCTGGACGTTTACCGCAGGATTGACGAGGAGTTCCAGGGGTTTTTCATCTTTACCCTTCCCCTTTTTCTCCACGAAGGCGGAGAAGTTTTCCCCGATGATCAAGGCAAACTTATAATCCCTGGAAAGCATCTGTTCCTTGACCTTATCCGTGGCTGTGTCTTTCTCAATAAAGTGAAATCTGAAAGTACGGAGGTCCTCCATTGCCTTCAAGAACGCCTCCGATTTCTTTCCCGCATCCTGGTTCACGGCGATTACATCTATGCTGACGGTACCATGGAGTTCAAAAAGGTCGCGCATCGCAAGCGACATGATCATGATGAAAACTGCCGGCATGATAAACAGGACGGTTACGGCATGGATATCCCGGATGATCAGTAAAAATTCCTTTTTCAGGATGTACAGAGTTTTAATCATTTGAACCGATGCCGTCAGTCTTCGTCTCGCAGCCTGATGTTTGTCAGTTTGAGGAAAAGTTCCTCAAGGGTTCTGTGGCCGAATACGGCGTCCTTCACCCGGACCCCGTGGGTTCGAAAGACGGCAAACACCCCCGCCATATTTTCGTTGAAGCGTCCGTCCCGTTTGACATGGACACTATCCTTTTCAACCTGTATTCCATCAATCTGTTGCAAGTCTTTAACGGCGGCATCTCCCATCTGTTCCACGCTTATCAAAACGGCATCGGTACGTATCAAAATAGCCTGTTTGTCGTCGTGGAGGACTATTTTCCCCTCGTCGATAACAGCGATATCGTCGGACACCTGCTCGATCTCATCCATGTAATGGGATGTATAGATGACCGTCGTCTCCCGCTCCCGGTTGATCTTCCGTATCGTCTCCAGTATGTAGTTCCTCGATTGTGTATCGACGCCCACCGTTGGCTCATCGAGATACAATATTTCAGGGTCGTTTAACAGCCCTATGGCCAGGTTCAGGCGTCTTTTCATGCCGCCCGAAAACTTGTCCACCCGCTTGTTCACAAAGGCCTGCATGCTTCCTTTGTCGATGCAGAATTCCATGCGTTCCTTCAGTTTTTTCCCCTTCAAGCCCCACAGGGCGCCGAAATATTCCAGGTTTTCACTGGCCGTCAGTCTCGGATAGAAAGCCAGGGTCTGAGGCACGTAACTGCATTTTGACAGGATGGATTTGAGCTCACGGTCAAGATCCAGGCCGCCGACAGTAATGGACCCGCTATCCTTCCTGATGACGCCTGTAAGGATGGAGATGAGGGTCGTCTTTCCCGCACCGTTGGGACCGAGCAACCCCATGATGGAGCCACGACGGACCGAAAGGTTCACATCCTTGAGGACCGGCTTTTTGTCATAGGACTTGTAAAGATGTTTGATCTCGATCAACGGCTCACCATGAATAGCTGCTTCCCGCGAAAATATTTCGCTATCCGCACAACTCACCCGTTTTATAAAGTAGATTGCCACGCTCCCTGCGGTCGCTCGCAATGACAAATAAGGATCACGACATAGCCTCTAAAGGGAGGATGAATGGGGGATTCTGACAAATTGCAGTGAATGCTGAGGCCAAGAAAGTTACCGAAGGCCTCAGCACGAGTTATTTCGCTATTAACAACCCTAATTATTTGAAACTTTTTTCAGAACGATCGGATAACTTACCGCGTTTTCTAAACCTTTCTTATCGAGAATTGCCCTTTCAACAATCTTGCCGATATAATTACCGTCTTTTGACTGTTGCAAATGCGCTGTATGATAAACCTTTACACGTGAATAAAGGACCAGGTAAACGTCCGTTCCATTTACTGCGCCGTCAATACT is a window of Deltaproteobacteria bacterium DNA encoding:
- a CDS encoding ABC transporter permease; translation: MIKTLYILKKEFLLIIRDIHAVTVLFIMPAVFIMIMSLAMRDLFELHGTVSIDVIAVNQDAGKKSEAFLKAMEDLRTFRFHFIEKDTATDKVKEQMLSRDYKFALIIGENFSAFVEKKGKGKDEKPLELLVNPAVNVQTQLVLKSALEGKLAKLRWDAFIDRIGRLLALAGIDRKKLKAVEESPVVVNYVYKGGQYFKIPSAVQQSVPAWLVFSMFFIVIPISNTFISERGQGTLMRLKSMNVSRFSLIMGKMVPYLLINAIQVAIMIAIGVYVVPLCGGTALTLGDSLGGLILIAASVSFSAISVALLIASVARTTEQATTIGGVLNIIFGALGGLMVPKFVMPGFMQDLANMSPMSWGLEGFLDIFLRNGSVSDVLPKSLSLFIFGIVMLTLTVILLRRQREV
- a CDS encoding beta-ketoacyl synthase N-terminal-like domain-containing protein encodes the protein MKRRAFITGKAMICSLGDSLEEIVDAVRHKRIRLEHIPFDLARLSYTKPYYLINRNERDKLDNRSEEYFYDVLFSAVSRALLDAGLNSAEIEDMHVFFGSTSMDIPVFEGNHRKTSATVSGMFLQSSYGYGKIAGAIVEKFGIGGNCYSLTTACTSSANALLYAAAMIEERHIERA
- a CDS encoding phosphopantetheine-binding protein, with amino-acid sequence MKGSLDEKLKMELKRMIVEECDITADPGEIGDEEPLFGGDSKLGLDSIDALQISIAIQNKYNITITDSKETRRVMRSINTFADFIQPE
- a CDS encoding ABC transporter ATP-binding protein encodes the protein MAIYFIKRVSCADSEIFSREAAIHGEPLIEIKHLYKSYDKKPVLKDVNLSVRRGSIMGLLGPNGAGKTTLISILTGVIRKDSGSITVGGLDLDRELKSILSKCSYVPQTLAFYPRLTASENLEYFGALWGLKGKKLKERMEFCIDKGSMQAFVNKRVDKFSGGMKRRLNLAIGLLNDPEILYLDEPTVGVDTQSRNYILETIRKINRERETTVIYTSHYMDEIEQVSDDIAVIDEGKIVLHDDKQAILIRTDAVLISVEQMGDAAVKDLQQIDGIQVEKDSVHVKRDGRFNENMAGVFAVFRTHGVRVKDAVFGHRTLEELFLKLTNIRLRDED